A single Anaeromyxobacter diazotrophicus DNA region contains:
- a CDS encoding hybrid sensor histidine kinase/response regulator has protein sequence MTERVGPATRGEGPAGAPPAAASRPRELGWAVASASGAALLLGLFFFGAWFAGLPARWSATGAITMKTNAALGVALAGFALLLLGPREAAGGRRWAGTAAAAVVLITGAATLAEHLLQCDLGVDQLLASELPGAAATVSPNRMGPPASASLALLGAGLLALGWRRVRFIAPYLGLATCFVNLVPAVGYLFGIGAFYGHAPLTGIAWPTVLALLTLGFGLVLAGRGDGPAALLLREDEGGAFLRRVLPWTLLVPLALGLLAVEGERRGLYGVATGDGALVLALVFFFSVFLWRSAGRVSRAAAAQRSLARFPEENPDPVLRVDGGLTVLYANQAARARLRPLQVEVGRTAPPELAALAGRALAEGRRLETEVRCGDALFSMSVVPVGAEVNLYGQDVTARKAMEEELREADRRKTEFLAVLSHELRNPLAPIRNGVYVLEHAAPGSEQARRAQQVIGRQTGHLARLVDDLLDVTRISRGKIDLRREPLDLREVVRATVEDQRALYARGGIALHLEEGADAVRVEADRTRLAQVLGNLLNNALKFTPAGGAVAVRLEVQDGRAVLRVQDDGQGIDPAHVERMFEPFAQADHGLARTLGGLGLGLALVKSLVELHGGAVRARSEGPGQGAEFVVSLPLAAGGGPASAPAAGAGARRRLVLVIDDNADAGQTLADLLELEGHAVHLACDGRSGVALARELRPDVVLCDIGLPDLDGYEVARTLRREEALRSTRLVALTGYAQPEDRARAAEAGFDAHLAKPPRLEALAKLLGADGD, from the coding sequence ATGACCGAGAGAGTCGGGCCAGCGACCCGCGGCGAGGGTCCGGCCGGCGCGCCGCCGGCGGCGGCGTCGAGGCCTCGCGAGCTCGGCTGGGCCGTGGCGTCCGCCAGCGGGGCGGCCCTCCTCCTCGGGCTCTTCTTCTTCGGCGCGTGGTTCGCGGGGCTTCCGGCCCGCTGGTCGGCCACCGGCGCCATCACGATGAAGACGAACGCCGCGCTCGGCGTCGCGCTGGCCGGGTTCGCGCTGCTCCTGCTCGGCCCTCGCGAGGCGGCGGGCGGGAGGCGCTGGGCGGGGACGGCGGCCGCCGCCGTCGTGCTGATCACCGGCGCGGCCACCCTCGCGGAGCACCTCCTCCAGTGTGACCTCGGGGTGGATCAGCTCCTCGCCTCCGAGCTCCCCGGAGCGGCCGCCACGGTGAGCCCCAACCGCATGGGGCCGCCCGCCTCCGCGAGCCTCGCGCTCCTCGGGGCCGGCCTCCTCGCGCTCGGCTGGAGGCGGGTCCGCTTCATCGCGCCGTACCTCGGGCTGGCGACGTGCTTCGTCAACCTGGTCCCGGCCGTCGGGTACCTCTTCGGCATCGGCGCGTTCTACGGCCACGCCCCGCTGACCGGCATCGCCTGGCCCACTGTGCTCGCGCTGCTCACGCTGGGCTTCGGTCTGGTGCTGGCGGGCCGCGGTGACGGGCCGGCGGCCCTGCTGCTCCGGGAAGACGAGGGCGGCGCCTTCCTGCGGCGCGTGCTCCCCTGGACCCTGCTCGTCCCGCTGGCCCTCGGCCTCCTCGCCGTCGAGGGTGAGCGGCGCGGCCTGTACGGCGTCGCGACCGGCGACGGCGCCCTGGTCCTCGCGCTGGTGTTCTTCTTCTCGGTCTTCCTGTGGCGCAGCGCCGGCCGGGTGAGCCGCGCCGCCGCCGCGCAGCGGTCCCTCGCCCGGTTCCCGGAGGAGAACCCCGACCCCGTCCTGCGCGTCGACGGCGGGCTCACCGTGCTGTACGCGAACCAGGCGGCGCGGGCGCGGCTGCGACCGCTCCAGGTCGAGGTGGGGCGCACGGCACCGCCCGAGCTCGCCGCGCTGGCCGGGCGCGCCCTCGCCGAGGGGCGGCGGCTCGAGACGGAGGTGCGGTGCGGCGACGCGCTCTTCTCGATGAGCGTGGTGCCGGTCGGAGCCGAGGTGAACCTGTACGGCCAGGACGTCACCGCCCGCAAGGCGATGGAGGAGGAGCTCCGGGAGGCCGACCGCCGCAAGACGGAGTTCCTGGCCGTCCTCTCGCACGAGCTGCGCAACCCGCTCGCCCCCATCCGCAACGGCGTCTACGTGCTGGAGCACGCGGCGCCGGGATCGGAGCAGGCGAGGCGTGCGCAGCAGGTGATCGGCCGCCAGACCGGGCACCTCGCCCGCCTTGTCGACGACCTGCTGGACGTCACGCGCATCTCGCGCGGCAAGATCGACCTCCGGCGCGAGCCGCTCGACCTCCGCGAGGTGGTCCGGGCGACGGTCGAGGACCAGCGCGCCCTCTACGCGCGGGGCGGCATCGCCCTGCACCTCGAGGAGGGCGCGGACGCGGTCCGGGTGGAGGCCGACCGGACCCGGCTCGCGCAGGTGCTCGGGAACCTGCTCAACAACGCCCTCAAGTTCACGCCGGCGGGCGGCGCGGTGGCGGTGCGCCTCGAGGTCCAGGACGGGCGAGCGGTGCTACGGGTCCAGGACGACGGACAGGGCATCGACCCGGCGCACGTGGAGCGGATGTTCGAGCCCTTCGCGCAGGCGGACCACGGGCTCGCCAGGACCCTGGGCGGGCTCGGCCTCGGGCTGGCGCTGGTGAAGAGCCTGGTCGAGCTGCACGGCGGCGCCGTGCGGGCGCGCAGCGAGGGGCCCGGGCAAGGGGCGGAGTTCGTGGTCTCGCTGCCGCTCGCGGCCGGCGGCGGCCCCGCGAGCGCGCCCGCCGCGGGCGCGGGCGCCCGGAGGCGACTCGTGCTCGTCATCGACGACAACGCGGACGCCGGCCAGACCCTGGCCGACCTCCTGGAGCTGGAGGGCCACGCCGTCCACCTCGCGTGCGACGGGCGGTCCGGGGTGGCCCTCGCCCGCGAGCTGCGCCCCGACGTCGTCCTGTGCGACATCGGGCTCCCCGACCTGGACGGCTACGAGGTGGCGCGGACGCTGCGGCGCGAGGAGGCGCTGCGGTCGACCCGGCTCGTCGCCCTCACCGGCTACGCCCAGCCGGAGGACCGCGCCCGCGCGGCCGAGGCCGGGTTCGACGCCCACCTCGCCAAGCCGCCGCGGCTCGAGGCGCTGGCGAAGCTCCTCGGCGCAGACGGTGACTGA
- a CDS encoding ABC transporter permease: protein MTLRLEPRTVPSPWMGILSPVIALVVTVLAGGTLFFALGKDPGSVLSVFLLEPFHGVRALTELGLKATPLILCSVGLALCFRSNIWNIGAEGQFLVGAITGGGLALWVTAARVPLSPWAFFPLVVLAGAAGGAAWAAIVAFLRDRFHANEILVSLMLVYIANLLLNWLVFGPWKDPKGFNFPQTMSFSAATALPRVFPGLRLHWGVAVALLAAFAMWLFVFRTYRGMQLQVGGPAPAAARYAGFSSRAALWTALLISGALAGIAGAFEVAGPMGQLTPYVSNGYGFTAIIVAFVGRLHPLGCVLGSVLLSMILIGGELAQSRVGLPSAVSGVFQGVLLLALLGCDTLTLYRPRWSSSR, encoded by the coding sequence ATGACGCTGAGGCTCGAGCCCCGGACCGTCCCCTCGCCGTGGATGGGCATCCTCTCGCCGGTGATCGCCCTGGTGGTCACCGTCCTGGCGGGCGGCACCCTCTTCTTCGCGCTCGGGAAGGACCCCGGCAGCGTGCTCTCGGTGTTCCTGCTCGAGCCCTTCCACGGCGTGCGCGCCCTGACCGAGCTCGGGCTCAAGGCCACCCCGCTCATCCTGTGCTCGGTGGGCCTGGCGCTGTGCTTCCGCTCCAACATCTGGAACATCGGCGCGGAGGGCCAGTTCCTCGTCGGCGCCATCACCGGCGGCGGCCTGGCCCTGTGGGTGACCGCCGCGCGGGTGCCGCTGTCCCCGTGGGCGTTCTTCCCGCTCGTCGTCCTGGCGGGCGCGGCGGGCGGCGCGGCCTGGGCGGCGATCGTCGCCTTCCTGCGCGACCGGTTCCACGCGAACGAGATCCTCGTCAGCCTGATGCTCGTCTACATCGCGAACCTGCTCCTCAACTGGCTCGTCTTCGGGCCGTGGAAGGACCCGAAGGGCTTCAACTTCCCGCAGACGATGAGCTTCTCCGCCGCGACCGCGCTGCCGCGCGTCTTCCCCGGCCTGCGGCTGCACTGGGGCGTCGCGGTGGCGCTCCTGGCGGCGTTCGCCATGTGGCTGTTCGTCTTCCGCACCTACCGCGGGATGCAGCTCCAGGTGGGCGGCCCCGCCCCGGCGGCGGCGCGCTACGCGGGGTTCTCGTCCCGCGCGGCGCTGTGGACGGCGCTCCTCATCTCGGGCGCGCTGGCCGGCATCGCCGGCGCTTTCGAGGTGGCGGGCCCCATGGGCCAGCTCACCCCGTACGTCTCGAACGGCTACGGGTTCACCGCCATCATCGTCGCCTTCGTGGGGCGGCTCCACCCGCTCGGCTGCGTGCTCGGCAGCGTGCTGCTCTCCATGATCCTCATCGGCGGCGAGCTGGCCCAGTCGCGCGTCGGCCTGCCCTCCGCCGTGAGCGGCGTGTTCCAGGGCGTGCTCCTCCTCGCCCTCCTCGGCTGCGACACGCTCACCCTCTACCGCCCGCGCTGGAGCTCCTCGCGATGA
- a CDS encoding SCO family protein encodes MHPTPSPTHPALALALAGALALLPGAARAEDAPDPHAHHHHAAGAMKRATRSTAEYALPSVPLVRDDGRTVTLPGELTDGAPVVLDFIFTSCTSICPVMSRIFAQLQDRLAGERVHLVSISIDPEQDTPERLAEYARRFHAGPGWRHYTGTAQASLAVQRAFEAYRGDKMDHTPVTFLRAAPGRPWVRIDGFASADELAHELHELVATR; translated from the coding sequence GTGCACCCCACCCCGAGCCCGACCCACCCCGCGCTGGCGCTGGCCCTCGCCGGCGCGCTCGCCCTCCTCCCCGGCGCCGCGCGGGCGGAGGACGCCCCCGATCCGCACGCCCACCACCACCACGCGGCGGGCGCGATGAAGCGAGCGACGCGCTCCACGGCCGAGTACGCGCTGCCCTCCGTTCCGCTGGTGCGCGACGACGGCCGGACCGTGACGCTGCCCGGCGAGCTCACCGACGGGGCCCCGGTGGTGCTCGACTTCATCTTCACCTCCTGCACCAGCATCTGCCCGGTGATGAGCCGGATCTTCGCGCAGCTCCAGGATCGGCTCGCGGGCGAGCGGGTGCACCTCGTCTCCATCTCCATCGACCCCGAGCAGGACACGCCGGAGCGGCTGGCGGAGTACGCCCGGCGGTTCCACGCCGGCCCGGGCTGGCGCCACTACACCGGCACCGCGCAGGCGAGCCTCGCCGTGCAGCGCGCGTTCGAGGCGTACCGCGGCGACAAGATGGACCACACCCCGGTCACCTTCCTGCGCGCCGCGCCGGGCCGGCCCTGGGTGCGGATCGACGGCTTCGCCTCGGCGGACGAGCTGGCCCACGAGCTCCACGAGCTGGTCGCCACGCGGTGA
- a CDS encoding c-type cytochrome, whose translation MSALGLAALLALALAPQAAPAGPAAGAGERLYREGVLPSGRALRGEREGGVGVEGAAAACATCHRRSGLGSWEGQIVIPPIIGRYLFRPGARNVEDPDLPHVQGYVPHREPYTDATLARAIRDGVDQQGRRLSYLMPRYALDGATMASLVAYLRRLTSEPVPGVTRDTLHFATVVTPDADPAGRQGMLDVLRQFFADKNAGYRGESPPLQSTRGVMYRVTRKWQLHVWELSGPPDGWEAQLRERLAATPVFAVISGIGGKTWAPVHRFCERAALPCLLPNVELPVAAERDFYPVYFSRGVLLEARLMARQVREDRERLDLRRLVQVVRQGDVGEEAARELQAALAPTGLAFATRVLGAGQEPGTLAAALADAGAHDAVALWLRPGDLAALPAAPGAGAVYASGLMGQLERAPLPAAWRGAARLTYPFDLPEQRKVRMNFPLGWFTVRHIPVVAERVQTDTYLACVILSETLGHMLDSFVRDYLVERVEVMLSHRLVNGYYPRLGLGPGQRFASKGGYLVRFAQPEGTRVVAASAWVVP comes from the coding sequence GTGAGCGCCCTCGGCCTCGCGGCGCTCCTGGCGCTCGCGCTGGCGCCGCAGGCGGCGCCGGCCGGCCCGGCGGCGGGCGCCGGCGAGCGGCTGTATCGCGAGGGGGTGCTGCCCTCGGGCCGCGCGCTGCGCGGCGAGCGCGAGGGCGGGGTGGGGGTGGAGGGCGCCGCCGCCGCCTGCGCGACCTGCCACCGCCGCAGCGGGCTGGGGAGCTGGGAGGGCCAGATCGTCATCCCGCCCATCATCGGCCGCTACCTCTTCCGCCCGGGCGCGCGGAACGTGGAGGACCCCGACCTACCGCACGTGCAGGGCTACGTCCCGCACCGCGAGCCCTACACCGACGCCACGCTGGCGCGCGCCATCCGCGACGGCGTGGACCAGCAGGGCCGGCGGCTCAGCTACCTCATGCCGCGCTACGCGCTCGACGGGGCGACCATGGCGTCGCTCGTCGCCTACCTCAGGCGGCTCACCAGCGAGCCGGTACCGGGGGTGACGCGCGACACGCTCCACTTCGCGACCGTCGTCACGCCCGACGCCGATCCGGCGGGGCGCCAGGGCATGCTCGACGTGCTCCGGCAGTTCTTCGCCGACAAGAACGCCGGCTACCGCGGCGAGAGCCCGCCCCTGCAGTCGACCCGCGGGGTGATGTACCGGGTGACGCGCAAGTGGCAGCTCCACGTGTGGGAGCTCTCGGGCCCGCCGGACGGGTGGGAGGCGCAGCTGCGGGAGCGGCTCGCCGCGACCCCCGTCTTCGCGGTGATCTCCGGGATCGGGGGCAAGACCTGGGCCCCCGTGCACCGCTTCTGCGAGCGCGCCGCCCTCCCGTGCCTGTTGCCCAACGTCGAGCTGCCGGTCGCCGCGGAGCGGGACTTCTACCCGGTCTACTTCTCGCGCGGCGTGCTGCTGGAGGCGCGCCTCATGGCGCGGCAGGTCCGGGAGGACCGCGAGCGGCTGGACCTGCGCCGGCTGGTGCAGGTGGTGCGGCAGGGGGACGTCGGGGAGGAGGCGGCGCGGGAGCTCCAGGCGGCGCTCGCGCCGACCGGGCTGGCGTTCGCCACGCGGGTGCTCGGGGCCGGCCAGGAGCCGGGGACGCTGGCGGCGGCCCTGGCGGACGCGGGCGCGCACGACGCGGTCGCGCTGTGGCTGCGGCCCGGGGACCTGGCGGCGCTGCCCGCCGCCCCGGGCGCGGGCGCCGTCTACGCGTCCGGCCTCATGGGCCAGCTCGAGCGCGCACCGCTCCCGGCCGCCTGGCGCGGGGCGGCGCGGCTGACCTACCCCTTCGACCTGCCCGAGCAGCGGAAGGTGCGCATGAACTTCCCGCTCGGCTGGTTCACCGTCCGGCACATCCCGGTGGTGGCGGAGCGGGTGCAGACCGACACCTACCTCGCCTGCGTGATCCTGTCGGAGACCCTCGGCCACATGCTCGACAGCTTCGTGCGCGACTACCTGGTGGAGCGGGTGGAGGTGATGCTGAGCCACCGGCTCGTGAACGGGTACTACCCGCGGCTCGGGCTCGGGCCCGGGCAGCGCTTCGCCTCCAAGGGCGGGTACCTGGTGCGGTTCGCCCAGCCCGAGGGGACGCGCGTGGTCGCCGCGAGCGCCTGGGTCGTCCCCTGA
- a CDS encoding 5'-3' exonuclease: MRLHLVDGTFELFRAHHAKRPPHRAPGGWDAKATVGLAASLLALLHDEGEAVTHLAVAFDNPIRSFRNELWPGYKSDEGVPPELRAQFDAAEEATRALGVVVWSMREVEADDALATGAARFGEAAAQVRILTPDKDLGQCLAGQRVVQVDRIRRRVLDEAALLARRGIRPESVPDWLALVGDDADGIPGLAGFGERTASALLAEHLHLEHIPRDPAAWPAGVRGAAQLARQLEAEREAAGLYRRLATLVRDVPLAESLEDLRWRGIPRARFEAWCEALGARALLAPLAARLAARDPP, encoded by the coding sequence ATGCGCCTGCACCTGGTCGACGGCACCTTCGAGCTGTTCCGGGCCCACCACGCCAAGCGGCCCCCACACCGCGCGCCGGGCGGCTGGGACGCGAAGGCCACCGTGGGGCTGGCCGCGTCGCTCCTGGCGCTCCTCCACGACGAGGGCGAGGCGGTCACGCACCTGGCGGTGGCGTTCGACAACCCCATCCGCTCCTTCCGGAACGAGCTCTGGCCCGGCTACAAGTCGGACGAGGGCGTCCCGCCGGAGCTCCGGGCGCAGTTCGACGCCGCGGAGGAGGCCACCCGGGCGCTCGGGGTGGTGGTGTGGTCGATGCGCGAGGTCGAGGCGGACGACGCCCTCGCCACCGGCGCGGCGCGGTTCGGCGAGGCCGCGGCGCAGGTGCGGATCCTCACGCCGGACAAGGACCTGGGGCAGTGCCTGGCGGGGCAGCGGGTGGTGCAGGTCGACCGCATCCGCCGGCGCGTGCTCGACGAGGCGGCGCTGCTCGCCCGGCGCGGGATCCGGCCCGAGAGCGTCCCCGACTGGCTGGCGCTGGTCGGCGACGACGCCGACGGGATCCCCGGCCTGGCCGGCTTCGGCGAGCGGACCGCCTCGGCCCTGCTGGCGGAGCACCTCCACCTCGAGCACATCCCGCGCGATCCCGCGGCCTGGCCCGCCGGCGTCCGGGGCGCGGCGCAGCTCGCGCGGCAGCTCGAGGCGGAGCGCGAGGCGGCGGGGCTCTACCGGCGCCTGGCGACGCTGGTGCGGGACGTCCCGCTGGCGGAGTCGCTCGAGGACCTGCGCTGGCGGGGGATCCCCCGCGCCCGCTTCGAGGCGTGGTGCGAGGCGCTGGGGGCGCGCGCGCTGCTGGCCCCGCTCGCCGCGCGGCTGGCGGCGCGCGACCCTCCCTGA
- a CDS encoding ABC transporter ATP-binding protein codes for MITPRLQLEHITKRYGAVVANADVALTVQPGEIHSVLGENGAGKSTLMKIIYGVARPDSGEIRWNGAPVHIRTPHQARELGIAMVFQHFSLFETLTVAENVWLGLSRKVKLREVTAGIRAKAAEYGLELDPLRPVHTLSVGERQRVEIVRALLANPQLLILDEPTSVLTPNAVEALFVTLRQLASTGCSILYISHKLDEIRALCHRCTVLRGGRVSGTCDPTQETTASLSRLMIGADPPRLLRRAPKLGQLALHVRELSLPPHDRFGVPLERVSLDVREGEVVGIAGVSGNGQQELLAALSGEDPRAEVDAVQLFGRGIGRLRAGQRRRLGLHFVPEERLGRGAVPLLSLAHNLLLTRRESLRALGWIDRGALREQAVGIMDRFGVKASGPAATAKSLSGGNLQKYIVGREIDAVPKVLIVSQPTWGVDVGAAAQIRTELVALRDDGCAVLVISEELEELFAVTDRLYVMAKGRLSPSVPTSEATVEQIGTWMSGLWSPPADGTASSTTGESR; via the coding sequence GTGATCACCCCCCGCCTCCAGCTCGAACACATCACGAAGCGGTACGGCGCGGTGGTCGCGAACGCCGACGTGGCGCTCACCGTGCAGCCCGGCGAGATCCACTCGGTCCTGGGCGAGAACGGCGCCGGCAAGTCCACGCTGATGAAGATCATCTACGGCGTGGCCCGGCCGGACAGCGGCGAGATCCGCTGGAACGGCGCGCCGGTCCACATCCGCACTCCGCACCAGGCGCGCGAGCTCGGCATCGCGATGGTGTTCCAGCACTTCTCGCTCTTCGAGACGCTCACGGTGGCGGAGAACGTGTGGCTGGGCCTCTCCCGCAAGGTGAAGCTGCGGGAGGTCACGGCGGGCATCCGCGCCAAGGCCGCCGAGTACGGGCTGGAGCTGGACCCGCTCCGCCCGGTGCACACCCTCTCCGTCGGCGAGCGCCAGCGGGTCGAGATCGTCCGCGCCCTCCTCGCGAACCCGCAGCTCCTCATCCTGGACGAGCCGACCTCGGTCCTCACGCCGAACGCGGTGGAGGCGCTCTTCGTCACGCTGCGGCAGCTCGCCTCGACCGGCTGCTCCATCCTCTACATCAGCCACAAGCTCGACGAGATCCGCGCCCTCTGCCACCGCTGCACGGTGCTGCGCGGGGGCCGCGTCTCGGGCACCTGCGACCCGACCCAGGAGACGACCGCCAGCCTGTCGCGGCTCATGATCGGCGCCGATCCCCCGCGGCTGCTGCGCCGGGCGCCGAAGCTGGGCCAGCTCGCGCTCCACGTGCGCGAGCTGAGCCTCCCGCCGCACGACCGGTTCGGCGTGCCGCTCGAGCGCGTCTCGCTCGACGTGCGCGAGGGCGAGGTGGTGGGGATCGCCGGGGTCTCCGGCAACGGGCAGCAGGAGCTCCTGGCGGCCCTCTCCGGCGAGGATCCCCGCGCCGAGGTGGACGCGGTGCAGCTCTTCGGCCGCGGCATCGGGCGCCTGCGCGCCGGGCAGCGGCGGCGGCTCGGGCTGCACTTCGTCCCGGAGGAGCGGCTCGGGCGCGGGGCGGTCCCGCTGCTCTCGCTCGCCCACAACCTGCTCCTCACCCGCCGCGAGTCGCTCCGCGCGCTCGGCTGGATCGACCGGGGGGCGCTGCGCGAGCAGGCGGTGGGCATCATGGACCGGTTCGGGGTGAAGGCCTCCGGGCCGGCGGCGACCGCCAAGAGCCTCTCGGGCGGGAACCTCCAGAAGTACATCGTGGGCCGCGAGATCGACGCCGTCCCCAAGGTGCTCATCGTCTCCCAGCCGACCTGGGGAGTGGACGTGGGCGCCGCGGCGCAGATCCGGACCGAGCTCGTGGCGCTGCGCGACGACGGGTGCGCGGTGCTCGTCATCTCGGAGGAGCTCGAGGAGCTGTTCGCGGTGACCGACCGGCTGTACGTCATGGCGAAGGGGCGCCTCTCCCCCTCCGTCCCCACCTCCGAGGCGACGGTGGAGCAGATCGGGACCTGGATGAGCGGCCTCTGGTCGCCGCCCGCGGACGGGACGGCGTCGTCCACCACCGGGGAGTCGCGATGA
- a CDS encoding ATP-binding protein, whose product MLSSLRLRLLALVVVALLPALGVLAFASLAHRRLLVSDARAEADQLARLVSEIHQRPADGARGLLLAVSRMDRVVSRDPSCSAQLAPLLARDPIHLNIGAIDLDGDVFCSAAPQRGPVNLGDRRFFREALATRDFGVGEYVVSRIVGAGSLGFGQAVFGADGALRAVAFASLDVGYLQRRLDALALPEGADVQVLDRRGVIITARGHPERAGQPYDAARLALLARARAPLDFPGVDGVPRIHALQTVFGSGSEPVIQVVAALPTAAVLAPVNRITALSLLAFGLVAALTLLAASWAGELLLVRKLKALIAAARRLSAGDAGARTGLVPGQEELGELIRAFDEMADSLQRQEAERGRLEEQLRHAQKLEAVGQLAGGVAHDFNNLLTAILSCARMIEGELPDGHPARQDAAEIVAASERAAALTRQLLAFSRRQRLAPQPIALADVVRGLEKMLRRLLGEAVALEVVLEARGGASADPGQLEQVIVNLAVNARDAMPGGGRLTITVSEREGAVPASGHDPGLPAGPLSVLSVKDSGAGMDAELQARIFEPFFTTKAAGKGTGLGLSTVYGIVAQSGGAIRVRSAPGEGSEFIVYLPHHDGPCAAAPAVTPAAGGGSGGHETILLVEDDDALRAVARRALQQRGYTVLDASAAAAALAIAAEHPRPIDLLLTDVLLPDENGPALARRVGALRPGVRLAFMSGYTGDALGAELPASAPFLPKPFTPAALLAAVRRALDAPAP is encoded by the coding sequence GTGCTCTCCAGTCTCCGCCTCAGGCTGCTCGCGCTGGTGGTGGTCGCGCTCCTGCCGGCGCTGGGCGTGCTCGCCTTCGCCTCCCTCGCGCACCGGCGGCTCCTCGTCAGCGACGCCCGCGCCGAGGCGGACCAGCTCGCCCGGCTGGTCTCGGAGATCCACCAGCGGCCCGCGGACGGCGCGCGGGGGCTGCTGCTGGCGGTCTCCCGGATGGACCGGGTGGTCTCCCGGGATCCGAGCTGCAGCGCGCAGCTCGCGCCGCTGCTCGCCCGCGACCCCATCCACCTCAACATCGGCGCCATCGACCTCGACGGGGACGTCTTCTGCAGCGCCGCGCCGCAGCGGGGGCCGGTCAACCTGGGGGACCGCCGCTTCTTCCGCGAGGCGCTGGCCACCCGCGACTTCGGCGTCGGGGAGTACGTCGTCTCGCGGATCGTCGGCGCCGGCTCGCTCGGGTTCGGCCAGGCGGTGTTCGGCGCCGACGGGGCGCTGCGGGCGGTCGCCTTCGCCTCGCTCGACGTCGGCTACCTGCAGCGGCGCCTCGACGCGCTGGCGCTGCCGGAGGGGGCCGACGTCCAGGTGCTCGACCGCCGGGGCGTCATCATCACGGCACGCGGCCACCCCGAGCGCGCGGGGCAGCCCTACGACGCGGCTCGCCTGGCGCTCCTCGCCCGCGCGCGCGCGCCGCTCGACTTCCCCGGGGTGGACGGGGTCCCCCGCATCCACGCGCTCCAGACCGTCTTCGGGAGCGGCAGCGAGCCCGTGATCCAGGTCGTGGCGGCGCTCCCCACCGCCGCCGTGCTCGCGCCGGTGAACCGGATCACCGCGCTCAGCCTGCTCGCGTTCGGGCTGGTGGCGGCGCTGACGCTCCTCGCGGCGAGCTGGGCCGGCGAGCTCCTCCTGGTGCGCAAGCTCAAGGCGCTCATCGCGGCCGCGCGGCGCCTCTCGGCGGGCGACGCCGGGGCGCGCACCGGGCTCGTGCCGGGCCAGGAGGAGCTCGGCGAGCTCATCCGGGCGTTCGACGAGATGGCCGACTCGCTCCAGCGGCAGGAGGCCGAGCGGGGCCGGCTGGAGGAGCAGCTCCGCCACGCGCAGAAGCTGGAGGCGGTCGGCCAGCTCGCCGGCGGCGTGGCCCACGACTTCAACAACCTGCTCACCGCCATCCTGTCGTGCGCCCGGATGATCGAGGGCGAGCTGCCGGACGGACACCCCGCGCGCCAGGACGCGGCGGAGATCGTGGCGGCCAGCGAACGCGCGGCCGCCCTCACCCGGCAGCTCCTCGCCTTCAGCCGCCGCCAGCGGCTCGCGCCCCAGCCCATCGCGCTCGCGGACGTGGTGCGCGGCCTGGAGAAGATGCTGCGGCGCCTGCTCGGCGAGGCGGTGGCGCTCGAGGTGGTGCTCGAGGCGCGCGGCGGCGCCTCCGCGGACCCCGGGCAGCTCGAGCAGGTGATCGTGAACCTGGCGGTGAACGCCCGGGACGCGATGCCCGGCGGCGGCCGGCTCACCATCACCGTGAGCGAGCGCGAGGGGGCCGTCCCGGCGAGCGGCCACGACCCCGGGCTGCCGGCGGGCCCGCTCTCGGTGCTGTCGGTGAAGGACTCCGGCGCCGGGATGGACGCCGAGCTCCAGGCCCGCATCTTCGAGCCGTTCTTCACCACCAAGGCGGCGGGGAAGGGGACCGGCCTCGGCCTCTCGACCGTCTACGGCATCGTCGCGCAGAGCGGCGGGGCCATCCGCGTCCGCTCCGCGCCGGGCGAGGGGTCGGAGTTCATCGTCTACCTGCCGCACCACGACGGTCCGTGCGCCGCGGCGCCGGCGGTCACCCCGGCCGCCGGGGGCGGCTCCGGCGGCCACGAGACCATCCTGCTCGTGGAGGACGACGACGCCCTGCGCGCGGTCGCCCGCCGCGCGCTGCAGCAGCGCGGCTACACCGTGCTCGACGCGTCCGCAGCGGCCGCCGCGCTGGCGATCGCCGCCGAGCACCCCCGCCCCATCGACCTACTCCTGACCGACGTGCTGCTGCCGGACGAGAACGGGCCCGCGCTCGCGCGCCGCGTGGGCGCCCTGCGGCCGGGGGTGCGCCTCGCCTTCATGTCCGGCTACACCGGCGACGCGCTCGGCGCCGAGCTCCCCGCCAGCGCCCCCTTCCTGCCGAAGCCGTTCACGCCGGCCGCGCTCCTCGCCGCCGTGAGGCGGGCGCTGGACGCCCCCGCGCCGTGA